The genomic DNA gcggcgagcgggggctactcttcgttgcggtgcacgggcttctcattgcagtggcttctcttgttgcggagcacaggcttcagtagttatggctaatgggcatagttgctccgcagcatgtgggatcttcccggaccagggctcgaatccgtgtcccctgcatcggcaggcggattcttaaccaccacgccaccagggaagcccaggcaggtaCCTCCTGACTGTCAGTTACAGACCTAAGGAGAAGGATCACCAACAGGAGATTCACTGCATCTCACAGGAAAGTGATGGCGCAGCTGCCAGACCAACAAGAAGCTGTCAGCACCCTGAGCTCTCCTTTTCCTCCAACTGACTTTTCTTCAAAACAAcccctcccaacttcctcctttttctctataaaatagagaaaactggtaaaataactggctgttttattttttaggttagCAAGTTGAAAGTATTCTTCATATATTCGAGACACAAGACCCTTATCAGATCTATGACTTACAagattttttctctcattctgtggggtggcttttcactttcttcattgtATCCtctgaaacacaaaagtttttaatttgagtgaagtccaatttatatatttttttcttttgtcacttgtgcttttgtCCCTAAATTACTTCATGAAGGATAGCAGCCACCTGACCTCAACACCAGCCCTGGGAGGTTAGGAAAAAACTTCCTTCACGTTCGAGCCATTTCCCTTTGGGTACCTGTCACAGTACTGCAGCCCAGACTAAGACAGAGGCTCCTTTGGTAAAGAGTTTTGGTAATGTTTCTCTTTGCATGAAAATGTGTTTACTCAGCCCTGAAATAAAGTTTTGCTGAGTATTCAATTCTgatttggattttattatttACCTGAAAATAGCCGTTTTGCTCTTCATTTGTAgatgacctttttctttctttctttctttcttttttggcctccccacgcagcttgtgggatcttagttccctgatcaaggATGGAACCCGGACCCCAGAGTGAaagcatcctaaccactggaccgccaggggattcccaCGTACTTGATCTTTTTATCTCCACCCTTGAATTTGCAGAACTTGGGCACGAATACAAACAGAGGCCAATAATATGTGTCTAAACATTTGAAATTTATAAATCAAAGTAATTTAATGATTTCATTGTTAAAGTTTAATTACAtcttattttatacaaataaaactCTTCACAATCTAGTGTTCAATAGATACCAAGTTACCAATGTAAAGAGTGTTGTGCTGCACTCCTGTTATATCTAGacctataaatacatacatttcagAGTGATATGAATTGTTTAATGTTGCAAAATGTTCCTCAGCCACCTCGTGCAGCTGCTTTGAATAATACTGCACACACTTCATGAGCACCTGGACCTCGAAATGGGACAGGAAGAGAAATAAGAAGGTGGATGTTTGCCACAGTGCTTGGCAATGAAAAAATCAGTTACATGATGCCTCTAAAAGGAAGCATTTTgttaataatttatcttttccttGTCTAAGCACTTACTTCTGCCTCTCAACTCCTTCCCACTCTGCTTAGCAGTATTATCTCTGATTTCTCCGTGCTATTGAAACCAAGTCCCCCCAAAACCGAGTTCCCTTACTGAGTTCAGGATTCGTCTCTCCacccaaaactttattccctttcttattCCCTCTGACCTCAATCCTGTGCTAACTGAGCACGAATCAACCAGAGTCAGGTGACTAAGATGGCTGCTGTTGATAACATCCCTAATGTACTGAAATTGCCATTGTAGACATCATCGTTAATACACAGGTTGTTTCTCCGGGGCAAGATGAGCTCACAGACCCCCCAGCCATGGACCGCCTGGCCTGAGAATGTAAACCAGAGACAGCCTGACTCCTGAAACTAGATTCAGAAATGTCACAGAAATGTCATAAAACGATGATGAATCCCAGCCTCTTTCTTTgttccccttttaaaaaaatcccctcAAAGATCAAGTTGGTCGGAGGCTTATCTGAGCTGGTCTGAGTGGATCTGAGGCTTGTCTCCCACTCCTTTGCTTGGTGTCCTATAAACACCCGCTGTCAGAGTCAGGCTTTCTGCGCTGGTTACAACTGCACGTTGCCCTGAGGGCTGACTTCAGGTCACAAGTGTATCCGCCCAGCTCTAGCGAGCTCCAGTCTACCCGTCCTCAGCACGTTTGGCTTAACATACCCCACAGCCACTGCCTCCAGCTGCGAATCCGGGACCCAGCTGTGGCTCGAGGCGCAGTCACCCGGGTGTGGGGACGACACGCTTGCCCCGCACCCAGACACACGCCGTTTCCCGGAAACGGCGGGAAGGGCCAAAGGCTAAGGGCACTGCCGGGGCCTGAAGAACAGAGGCGGCGCAGGCCGGCGGGCAGTTCCGCCAGGAGCCCGGCGGGTCAGCACTGCGGGCCTGCTCACTCGAGAGGCCTCCCGGCGGTCCCTCTCGACCACGAGGGCGTCCCGGCCGGCCCCGAGCGGTCACACCCCGAGCTCGGGCTGCGGCGCGCGGTCCACGCGTCTTTCCACCCCCACGACTCGGCCAGCCCGGAGGGTTTGCTCTCAAGTCTTCAGGGCTACTTCCTACGGCTTGGGATCCGCCAAAGGTGGCGCGGACCAGGGTACCCACCTGAACCTGAACCTCTAGCCCTCGTCCccgccccggcccctcctcctggACACCggtgcccctccccccgccccctgacCCCTGTCCCCGAACACTGACCTTCACTCCTAAACCTCAGGCCCGTCGTCCCGGCCACTTCCGCCGCCCGGCTTATCTCGCGAGACCTGCGGAGATCTCGCGATGCTGGCCCGTGGGCGGGGCGGGCCCTGACTGGCGCGGCCGGGGGGCGGCTTCGCGGGGCGGGCGGCCGGAGCGAGCTGTCGTCACGCAAGAGCCATGGCCGCCCTGCGCGCTCTGCGCGCCCTGCAGCCTAGCGTCCGCGCCCTGCTGTGCACTTGGCCCGGCTGCCCCGCGCCGCGCTCCTTCGTCTCGAGTGAGTGCTGGGCCGAGGGGGGCGGGCCCGCGGTGGGGATCCTCCGAGCCCTCATCCCAGGGCCGGACCCCTCCCAGCACCTGCTGCCTGAGCTCGCGGAGCCCTGGGGTCACTAGCGTCTCAACTCTGAGGACTCGGGACGGAGTGCCAAGACCTCTGGCCATTTCAGCGTTCGGTGTGAAAGTCCTCAGACTTTAAGAGAACGTGCGGTTAGCGCCTCTGCAATTGGAAAGGGTCGCACGTGCTGTCCTGCAGTGCCTCCTGCCCAGGCCTCCCCATGTCCACGGCTTCTCCCCGGGTGTGTCTTTCAGGTtctgccccaccccagccagccGGGCGCCCGTCCTCCTCTCTCCTGAGCGCActcgccacccccccccccaccccgcatttAGCGGGAACTCTTGGCCATGTCGATGTCTCTGGGAAAGAATCTCTGCGGCCTCTGCCTTCACCTGTGTGTCCACTTGACCTAGCTACCAGGTCGTGTGGGTTTTACCTGAGTTCTCTTTTACCACCCGCTTCTACATCCTGGCCTGTACCCAGCCATCATTCCTGGTCTTGTATGTGACAGGCATGCTGCCTTTACACGTGTGATTTCAGTCACATCCCCACAAGCGCATGGGATAGGTACTGCGATCCCTGATTCCCCATTCAAGGAAGCCACCACCTTGGCTAACCTTCTTCTCCAGGTCATTGCTGGCCCCAGCTCTGAGCGGGCCGCCCCCGCCCAGGCCCTGACAGTTGTCCTTTGCCTGTGTGCCTCCCACCAGGCTGTCCACCCAGCAGGGCTGGAACTCTGTTCTGTTTGCAGCTTAACTGCCCTCACCTAGTTGGCATTTGTTTAAAGAAGGCGTTTCCTCATTCCTTGTTTCTACAGGATCCCAGGCTATCTCTAGTACGCATCCTGGGAAGCGCTGACCAAGGCATTCAGGAGAAGGAAGGCTGCTTTTCATTGCTGGGttttttcgttgtttttttttttttttttttcagtacgcgggcctctcactgttgtggcctctcccgttgcggagcaacaggctccaggctccagacgcgcaggctcaagcggccatggctcacgggcccagccgctccgtggcatgtgggatcctcccggaccggggcacgaacccgtgtcccctgcatcagcaggcggactctcaaccactgcaccaccagggaagcccattgctgggttttttttttaacttaaggaaGTGTTCCAATATCCGTGAAAGCAGAGAGCACTGTAAAAGCCACCCATGCAGCTACAAGCTGCATGATGCAGCCACCAGGGACTGAGCAGGCCCCTCAGGGGTCCTGTCAGGGTCACTCTGTCCACTGACGGGTGCATCCCCCCAGTTTGGTGCCTCCGTGAGTGGACAGCCCCTTTTCCCCTCTCGCCCCAGGCGCAGCCTCTGAATACATCATCACAGCCAAGAAGGGGAAGAACAGCAACGTGGGGTTGGTCCAGCTGAACCGCCCCAAGGCACTCAATGCGCTCTGCGATGGCCTGATCATGGAGCTCAACCAGGCGCTGCAGGCCTTCGAGGAGGACCCGGATGTGGGGGCCATCGTCCTCACAGGCGGGGAGAAGGCATTTGCAGGTGAGGCGGGCAGTGTGGTGGCAGGCTGCCCAGGTGTGCGGTCGCACCCATGGCATGAGGCAGGCAGCCTTACACCTCCGTGAATGCATCAGGAAGGTTCTGTGACTCGGGGGTTTACTTACGTAAAGTGGACCAAACCCCAGGCTGCTTGGAGGGGCCCGTCTGACATTTAACATTGAGTGTGCCCCGCCAGCAAAACCAGTCTGTTCAGGGGCAGTCACGTCTCGGGTGCGAGTGAATAGTGAGTGAGCCCTGCCTCTTCTGAGTCCCCCTCCACTCTGTTTCCTGTCCACATCCGTCTGCATCACCTCCATCAGCTTGTATCACAGCGTATTGCACTGTACCCCCCGCCCAGCTGTGTGTCCACGTGGCCATCCCCTGCAACCCTTGGTGCCTGCTGGCAGGGCACACTCAGTAGCTACCTGCTGGTGTGGGGTCTCTGCTCTGGTAACTGGGACCTCTTTTCCACCACAGCTGGAGCCGACATCAAGGAAATGCAGAATCTAACGTTCCAGGACTGCTACTCGAGCAAGTTCTTGAGCCACTGGGACCGACTCTCTCGGGTCAAGAAGCCGGTCATAGCTGCTGTCAATGGCTACGCCGTGAGTGCCCGCCCATGCCACCTCCTTGCACTCAGAACACCTGAAGGAATTGTACTTGTGTGTGTGCAGTAGAACTGATTTTTATTTGGGGGAGACCTGAGTCTCGTTCGTAGGCTCGCAGGCCTTTTCTGACTAGTGATGCTGAAGAGCCAAGAGCTGTAAAGGGAGGAGGTGTTTCAGCATCTGCTGTGTTAGTGGGGATTCAGCTGTTGGGCTTCAGATTCCTTTGTTAGTAAAGTCCCCCCAGTCCTGAGGCTCCCCGGGAGTGCTTTTCCCCCACGGCAAGGTTAAGGGCACACGTGTTGGCTCTCTGTGCAGTTTTGATGGCTTTCCAACCTGCACTGCCCTGTAAACTAACCTCTTTCACCACTGTTGAAAGCTTTGCCTCCCCTGTTTGGTCCATCGGGGTCTCCTATAGGCGCCTGGACAGCTCAGAGGCTCTGGGACTGGTTGTGGCCTGTAGAGAAGCCAGGAGGGCATTTGAACTCACGATTCCTTAGTAAAGCTCCCCTGGGGTCAGCGGGTCAGAGGGCAGAGGTTATAGCCATCGGTTCTCCCCTCCTGGCTGCCTTCGAGCCCCCCCGGCAGAGAGTGGAGTGGCCATGAGAGACACTGTAGGACCTGCAAAGCCGCAAGCATTtgctgtctggccctttacagaatgTTTGCTGGCATCTACTGTATAGGTAATTTGTGGGAACAGTTAACTAACTTTGCATCTCTGTGTTAATCTTTGCTGTACCCTAGACTGTGTTTCACTTtaatagaaaattcaaataagCAGTGATTTTTGACCGGGTTCCTCCGTGGAACCTCGTGCTGTTTTGCAGCTTGGTGGTGGCTGTGAACTTGCTATGATGTGTGACATCATTTATGCTGGAGAGAAAGCTCAGTTTGGGCAGCCAGAGATCCTAATAGGAACCATCCCAGGTAAAGACTGATGGTAGCTTTGGTATCGGTTCTTCAAGTCATCGTCCACAGTCTGCCCGCGTCTTGGGGGCATTTGGGCTGTTCCAGTGTCCGACAAAAGCACGTGGGGCTGTCGTGTGAGCCTGGACGGTGGCTGCCTGTCTGCACACTAAGGTCACGTGGGCACAGCAGCGCTGAGAGTGGCTTGGGGGCCTCGGAGCTGTGCCGGCTCCGCTGGAGTTGCTGGGTCCCTTGTCCGACACGAATAGGAAGGGCTGGCCACATGGTGGATTCTAACCACGGAGAGTCTTGCTTATGAGCCACATCTGCGCTGGATCTTTATTGGTCAGCAGCTCAGAGAAGAGAACACGCTGACCACGGGCCAACACTGAGAGCTCACGTTTCAGTGGCCAGAGCGAGTCCCATAGCCTCACCCAGGTTCAGAGCAGGGAATCATATCCCCCGTGGGCAGGGCGACAGGAACAGTGGGCCAACAGTGACACCTCTGCCCCTCGGTCCACCTGACGAGGACTTTGGGCTGTGTCCCCACGGGGTCTCTGCCTTGGGTGTAgagcctggagcccagagccTTTCCCGAGCcagctgggctgggcagggagcaGCCGTGGGGTCAGGAGAGCGTGTCTGAGGTCAGCTGAGGGTGACCACCAGGGTCTTCCCATCCCATGCCTGAGGTCTCCACTGCATTGAGGCAGTGTCCGAGTCTGCTGGACTGTGGGTGCCCCCCTCAGGTGGCTCCTTGGCTCGGTCTGGCAGCCCTGGGGTTCACCACGGGCGGATGACCAGGCAGACCACTCTCTTTCCAGCTAGAGGCCGTGGAGTgagcaggagggggtggggagcggggCCGGGAAGGCGGGAACCCGGAAGAGAGGAGCGTCGTCCCACACCTGGAGCAGAGCAAGCCGTGCTCGAAGGCTGCCCCCCAGCTGCCCTCTGGGTTGGGTTGAGTCAGGGTCTGGGGCCCTGGGCCGCGAGCTCCTTGTGTCTGTCCGTAGTCTGACTTCTGCATGAGAGGTACTGGTGCAAGGGACCCAGGGTACCAGGCAGGGGGTCCCGAGTGTGGAAAGGAGCCTACCCCGGCTTCCCCACCTGCTGGACGCCTGGGTtctgcccacccaccccacccaagGGGCCCATCTTCAGCCCTGGGGCACTTGGGGACAGCACATCTGTGCATCCTGGCTGCAGAGCCATCGGTGCCCAGCAGCCCTCTGCCCTGCAGGTGCAGGGGGCACCCAGAGACTGACCCGTGCCGTCGGAAAGTCACTGGCCATGGAGATGGTCCTCACTGGTGACCGGATCTCGGCCCAGGATGCCAAGCAAGCAGGTACGGGCCACAGCCTCCCGTGGAGCTGCCCCCTCAGGAAGCTGAGTGGAGCGGGGAGGGCTGCATCCAGGGCCTCCCACCAGTGATCAGCACAGAGCTTTCCCGTGTCCTGGGAGCCCAGGAGACTCACtgcctttgttttttcatttgaaataccACATGCTTAAAGGAGTGACTGAGGCATGCATGCAGGTTAAAGAGCAATAGTGAAACCGCCCCGCTTCCCAGAGCCAAGGTCAGCAACAGGGTCTCCGAGACCCTCCGCAGGCATGCCCTCTCCTGGACCCTCAGTGACCTGTGACTGTAAGAGCCCAGTGACCGCAGCAGCCAAGGGTGGCGGCCCTACCAGGGGACACCGTGGACCCTTTCCTGTGTCCCCGCTGCCTTGTCGGCACCCAGAGGCCTGTGCTGTGGCTTAGAGAACGAGAACCAGCTGCTGCCACGTGTTGTTTACCTTTATGTGTTTTAGGTCTTGTAAGCAAAATTTTTCCTGTTGAGACACTGGTGGAAGAAGCCATAAAGTGTGCAGAGAAAATTGCCAGCAACTCTAAGATTGTAACAGCGATGGCCAAAGAATCAGTGAACGCAGGTAGGGAGGAGAGCGGAGAAGGCCACACAGCAGCTGCGAGGCTTGACAATTTGGGGTCAGAATTATGCATCTTAACCGGTCCCGACAAAAATTGTTAGGATTCTTGGTATTTCGATTTTGGCTCTTCGTAGAGTTCTGGTTTCTAGTTGCTCGCTCACAAATTCTGTTGAAATGGCCTGAGCTCCCCTTGGAAGCAGGACCCAAGAACAGGGCCAGCCTGGGGGACAGGCGCCAGGGGGCTGGCGCTGGTGTGCAGGGGAAGCCCAGGAAGGGTCACCTGGGGAACCTGGGAGGAAGAGGCTCCTCTCGGCCAGCAGCTCCGCCCATCTGTCGGGGATGAGCTGGGGGCAGACAGCATGCTCCCGGCTGTCGCTGTGGACTGGGCGTCCTCTCTCTGCCGGCGGGACAGCTCTGACCGCCCCTCCTCAGAATCGCTAGAGTGTTAACATGACGGTTTGTTCTCAGCGTTGGAGTGAGGCTGTCCCTTTGCTCCGTGTCGCCTTTCAAGAGGACGGTGAGCTGGGACAGCCGTGTGTGCCCGCGGCGAGCCGCTCTGCCCCCCGTCTCTGCTCACCGGCCTCCCGGGCCCCCGGCCTCGGCCAAAGCGTTCACACAGGCACTAGCGTGTGGAGCGTGCAGCAGGGGAGGGGACGTGCCGCAAGGCCCAAGGCACCTGTCACCTTGGCTGGGCGCTGGCCGCAGGGACCCAGCTACAGGTGCCGCCAAGGAAACGCTTCCGTGAGCCTTGCACCTGCATCACCTCCACTGCAAAGATGGCCCGGGACTCACTCTGTTCTGCACAGAGTTCTGTTTTCTGGGTGTTGTCCTTAATTATTTGTCGTGGTTTTTGAGTTCAGTGTCATGGGCTTCCTCAGCCCTCTCGTGACTGGACAGAGTTTGCCGTCCCACCTTCCATCTAGGTCCCCATGCAGGACACTGGGAGGCCGGGAGCAGTATTCACTGGGCATCTCGGCTGGGGTGGTGCATTTGAGCAGCAAGGCTGTACTTTAAACGTCATCTGTGAAGTCAAAGTCCACATCAGTCCCCGAGGGTGTGTCCTGCCTCCACAAAAAAGTTCTGTGTTCCCACACCTGGCACCTCAGCTCCTAACttcagggttttctttttcagcttttgAAATGACATTAACAGAGGGCATTAAGTTGGAGAAGAAACTCTTCTATTCAACTTTTGCTACCGTAAGTAAGCCTCATTCACGTGGAGAATCACACACGGTCCAGCCATAGAGGTTCCTGGCATTTCCTTATAGGTTTTATCACTAAATACCATTTCTCTTTGGTCAGAACCCTTAGCTTCCCCTGTAACCGGATCGCGTGTGCTCTGTCACtgagcactgattttttttcaaataagtacAGTGTGTGGAAGTTCAAAAGTACAGAAACTTACACACAGTTATTTCCTATTACAAAAGATTTTACAAATTGCACCCTTAAACAGCAACTCCTGTATTTAAAATGCAATCCATTTACTCATAATTTTCCTAGATTGTTCCAGTTACCTGGAATGGGGCTCGAGTGTATTACGCTATCATAATCTGAAGCCTTGGAGCATTATTTTCTAGGATATCTGCCAGTAACTCAAAGGAAATCATTCTCTTAATAGTCATTAAAACTGATCTTTTATTATCAGAAAGTCATATCTAGGTGttttataaaagattaaaaatggctTTAGCTCTTGAGGAAGTGCAGgtgcgtgtgtgcacatgtgtgtgattGCATGCgtgtgtgcatatgtgcacaCAGAGGAAGGTATGCAGAGGTAGAGCTTGGATTCTCGTGTCCTGCTTCCTGACCCTCAGGACACCACCTGACCTAGAGCATGGCTAAATCCAGGTCATGATTTGGTGAATGACCCTAGTACATGCATCTGAGGTTCTCTGTAGATGGGAGTTTATTCCACTCATAGGTTAGTGGTTCCTGAATGACCATCACAAAGGCGGGGCGGGGGTGTTTAATGGAAAAATACCCATTCCCAAGCCACCCCTGGGAATTGGGATCATTCACAGTTTTTGAGGTGATCCCGCTGCAGGACCCGGTGAGTGGACGGCCAAGGGCAGGGAGCAGCCCTGACACAGGCAGAGCCTCGCGCCTGGACCCCACGCAGAGTGACCATCCACCTCTGCCTTTCCCCTTCTCTCACCAGGAAGACCGGAAAGAAGGGATGTCTGCGTTTGTGGAGAAGAGAAAGGCCAGCTTCAAAGACCAGTAGGAGCTGGCTGCCTGTGCCTCAGCGCCTCGAGTTAAAGAGGAGAAACACGGCCTGTCAGCTTCAGAAGCAAATACATCCTTCTCTGTCAAACGCAGTGTCAGGGACACACAGCTTCTCTCCAGCTGTGAGGGGCCCTGGGGGGCTGTGTGGGCTCTCGCCCCCCCGAGCAGCAGGGGGCCTTCACCCGGCTCTCGTGAGGACCCCCAGCTTGGTCGCGGTGTCGTTTGCAGC from Phocoena phocoena chromosome 16, mPhoPho1.1, whole genome shotgun sequence includes the following:
- the ECHS1 gene encoding enoyl-CoA hydratase, mitochondrial; the encoded protein is MAALRALRALQPSVRALLCTWPGCPAPRSFVSSAASEYIITAKKGKNSNVGLVQLNRPKALNALCDGLIMELNQALQAFEEDPDVGAIVLTGGEKAFAAGADIKEMQNLTFQDCYSSKFLSHWDRLSRVKKPVIAAVNGYALGGGCELAMMCDIIYAGEKAQFGQPEILIGTIPGAGGTQRLTRAVGKSLAMEMVLTGDRISAQDAKQAGLVSKIFPVETLVEEAIKCAEKIASNSKIVTAMAKESVNAAFEMTLTEGIKLEKKLFYSTFATEDRKEGMSAFVEKRKASFKDQ